The Kluyveromyces lactis strain NRRL Y-1140 chromosome D complete sequence genome has a window encoding:
- the TIM44 gene encoding protein translocase subunit TIM44 (highly similar to uniprot|Q01852 Saccharomyces cerevisiae YIL022W TIM44 48.8 kDa protein involved in mitochondrial protein import): MLRINGQQAMMHKAVARASTVRTFTVSAKAMSNPRSPLQIFRETFKQEWEKSKELQDNIKALQDASGKLGESEAYKKAREAYVKAQKGSTIVGKTLKKTGETVETIASKAWDSEIAKSTRKVVNKTADKLDESFEPVRKTKVYKDVSEVIDDGDSSRYGGFITKEQRRLMKEEAIASGKRSRAVKSNDAAGTALVATNIESKESFGKKIEDFKEKTPVGRKLHEYKIKLWDESENPLVVMLRTVSGKIGGLFAETESARVYGQFKMMDPTFNTEDFTKHLREYIIPEILEAYVKGDEAVLKQWFSEAPYNVYAAQQKQFREQELFADGKILDIRGVEIVSAKLLPPQDIPVLVVGCRAQEIHLYRKAKTGEIAAGAESSILMSSYAMVFTRDPETVDDKETEGWKILEFVRGGSRQFT; this comes from the coding sequence ATGTTGAGAATTAACGGCCAGCAAGCAATGATGCACAAGGCAGTTGCCCGTGCTTCCACCGTGCGTACATTCACAGTCTCTGCTAAGGCTATGAGCAACCCTAGATCTCCGTTACAGATCTTCCGTGAAACTTTTAAGCAGGAATGGGAGAAGTCTAAAGAATTACAAGACAATATCAAAGCTTTACAGGATGCTTCTGGTAAGTTAGGTGAGTCCGAAGCTTACAAGAAAGCTCGCGAAGCGTATGTCAAGGCTCAGAAGGGTTCTACTATTGTGGGtaaaactttgaaaaagacCGGTGAAACTGTGGAAACCATTGCCTCCAAGGCATGGGATTCTGAAATTGCCAAGTCCACCAGAAAAGTTGTGAACAAGACAGCTGATAAGTTGGATGAAAGCTTTGAACCAGTTAGAAAAACGAAAGTTTATAAAGATGTGAGTGAAGTTATTGACGATGGGGACTCTTCTCGTTATGGTGGTTTCATCACCAAGgaacaaagaagattgatgaaggaagaagctaTTGCCTCGGGTAAAAGATCCAGAGCTGTGAAATCGAACGATGCTGCTGGTACTGCGTTAGTAGCTACAAATATCGAATCTAAGGAATCATTCGGTAAGAAGATCGAAGATTTCAAGGAAAAGACCCCAGTCGGTCGTAAATTACATGAATATAAGATTAAACTGTGGGACGAAAGTGAGAACCCGTTAGTTGTCATGCTAAGAACTGTCTCTGGTAAGATTGGTGGGTTATTTGCAGAGACCGAAAGTGCGAGAGTGTACGGTCAGTTCAAGATGATGGATCCAACCTTCAATACAGAAGATTTCACCAAACACTTGAGAGAATATATCATCCCAGAAATCTTGGAGGCCTATGTTAAAGGTGACGAAGCTGTGCTAAAGCAATGGTTTAGTGAGGCTCCATACAACGTTTACGCTGCTCAACAGAAGCAGTTCCGAGAACAAGAATTGTTTGCGGACGGTAAAATTTTAGATATCAGAGGTGTAGAAATCGTCAGTGCCAAGCTATTACCACCTCAGGATATCCCTGTCTTGGTTGTCGGTTGTCGTGCTCAAGAAATTCACTTATACAGAAAAGCAAAGACCGGTGAAATTGCAGCAGGTGCTGAATCCAGTATATTAATGAGTTCTTACGCCATGGTTTTCACCAGGGATCCAGAAACTGTCGACGATAAGGAAACCGAAGGTTGGAAGATCCTCGAATTTGTCCGTGGTGGTTCCAGACAATTCACTTAA
- a CDS encoding uncharacterized protein (weakly similar to uniprot|P53278 Saccharomyces cerevisiae YGR130C Protein of unknown function green fluorescent protein (GFP)-fusion protein localizes to the cytoplasm in a punctate pattern), producing MVGLNLFRKRNEIDPFAGLLDDADHAAEQQQQHDLTNSNSILKRVTTKQQQHQEELDDNEYHSPFRTAEETQRARQVRQEKFPTLSQGAVQLDPEQMGYSVVTDKSVKKAKDIIIPSGLKDTEAEQKVRLTALEKKEKQLRYWRKSQKIVDLTKPQEAIEASDNLDELDEVDPSKEPPIEDVAEALEEAEAMAEDDEEEPVDPKREPKPEAALRAFEEAEAIVQDDEEPPVDPEAEPSAAVAVEALEEAEAIAQGQVPPRVPLAEEEEQENPTGVYKAPEDDANEYVDPSREARPESAVRAFEEAEAIVQDDEEEPVDPKREPKPEAAVRAFEEAEAIVQDNEEPPVDPEAEPSPEEAVEAFQEAEAIATENPEAISPPPDINSAPRVPFTPSGANKAGTAAATSGIAASGLFALFKRSKKPESSTKVAANAAAGTVVPGDDAPVATPEDPELIVRTQEGYVSKSVYDKLQYDEDQHQAKLALYSKEQDERYETKAQEYEEKIQSIQAEIAELDAQMEQVRLEHEEKLKLKQVEKSQALLETNVKHINAKGDLYKQTEEIKNQTISDKEDKEVAHQTVQSEIDELLLLKDEVAKENQEHESKVEELTAELDNKTSALNESLAKKDETNAEIQALEEEKARLEQEIKEAQELHQQNVSKIESIDNKEYLPKVNEINTEISSLLASLGLIQQEIANQKVEFSSVTRRLEEERKQHEEQLLKEKEERERLEKERLEKQRTEYEKQAEEARLKHEEELANLKQTHDEALKEAQLQREAAAKQLEEEQQRREQVERERTRLQGEKAIEAQQRGNPEDKRLEAEHEEKLRRQAEAASAVENALKSSNKKTKAAVPPANTTNSSLYDYETVEEVITVD from the coding sequence ATGGTCGGTTTGAACTTGTTTAGGAAACGGAACGAAATTGACCCCTTTGCAGGGTTGCTCGATGACGCGGACCATGCCGCCgaacagcaacaacagcatGATCTTACCAACAGTAACAGTATTTTGAAGCGAGTTACCACgaaacaacagcagcacCAGGAAGAACTAGATGATAATGAGTACCATTCTCCCTTCCGTACGGCGGAAGAAACTCAACGTGCGCGTCAAGTGAGACAGGAGAAGTTCCCTACTCTGAGCCAAGGTGCGGTACAACTTGACCCGGAACAGATGGGGTACAGCGTTGTTACCGACAAGTCAGTGAAGAAGGCCAAGGATATTATTATTCCTTCTGGGTTGAAGGATACCGAGGCTGAGCAGAAGGTTAGATTGACTGCgttggaaaagaaggagaaaCAGTTACGTTATTGGAGAAAGTCTCAAAAGATTGTGGATTTAACCAAGCCACAGGAAGCAATTGAAGCGTCGGATAACTTGGACGAACTGGATGAGGTGGACCCTAGTAAGGAACCTCCCATTGAAGATGTAGCTGAAGCTCTAGAAGAAGCCGAGGCTATGGCtgaagacgatgaagaggaaCCAGTTGATCCGAAACGCGAGCCAAAGCCTGAGGCCGCGCTGAGGgcttttgaagaagctgagGCAATTGTTCAGGACGACGAGGAGCCTCCAGTGGATCCTGAAGCCGAGCCATCAGCAGCAGTTGCTGTTGAAGCTCttgaagaagcagaagcCATTGCGCAGGGCCAAGTTCCTCCAAGAGTCCCGTtggctgaagaagaagaacaagaaaatcCAACCGGTGTTTACAAGGCCCCGGAAGATGATGCTAATGAATACGTCGATCCATCTCGTGAGGCTAGACCAGAATCGGCTGTAAGAGCCTTCGAAGAAGCCGAGGCTATTGTCCAGGATGACGAGGAGGAACCGGTCGATCCTAAACGCGAACCAAAACCTGAGGCCGCTGTGAGAGCGTTCGAAGAAGCCGAGGCGATTGTCCAGGACAATGAGGAGCCTCCAGTGGATCCTGAAGCCGAACCTTCCCCGGAAGAAGCTGTTGAGGCATTCCAAGAGGCCGAAGCTATCGCAACTGAGAACCCAGAAGCTATTTCTCCTCCACCAGATATCAATTCTGCCCCTCGTGTTCCATTCACACCCAGTGGCGCCAATAAGGCCGGTACTGCTGCAGCTACTTCTGGAATTGCAGCTTCAGGCTTATTTGCCCTTTTCAAACGTTCGAAGAAACCAGAGTCCTCGACCAAAGTTGCTGCAAATGCCGCTGCTGGCACCGTTGTTCCAGGCGATGATGCGCCAGTGGCCACCCCTGAAGATCCAGAGTTAATTGTCAGAACACAAGAAGGCTACGTCTCGAAGTCTGTTTACGATAAGTTGCAATACGACGAGGACCAGCACCAAGCCAAGTTGGCCCTGTACTCCAAGGAACAAGATGAAAGGTATGAAACTAAAGCCCAAGAGTACGAGGAAAAGATCCAATCAATTCAAGCTGAAATTGCTGAATTGGACGCGCAAATGGAACAGGTTAGATTGGAACATGAGgaaaagttgaagttgaagcaAGTTGAGAAATCTCAAGCATTACTAGAAACTAACGTCAAGCACATTAACGCCAAGGGTGATCTGTACAAGCaaactgaagaaatcaagaacCAAACCATCTCAGATAAAGAGGACAAAGAAGTTGCTCACCAAACTGTCCAatctgaaattgatgaattgttgttgttgaaagatgaagttGCCAAGGAAAACCAGGAACACGAATCGAAGGTCGAAGAGTTGACAGCAGAATTGGATAATAAGACATCTGCATTGAATGAATCCTTGGCTAAGAAGGATGAAACTAATGCTGAAATTCAAgctttggaagaagagaaggCCAGattggaacaagaaattaaagaagcTCAAGAACTTCACCAACAAAACGTCTCCAAGATCGAAAGTATCGACAACAAGGAGTACTTACCTAAGGTCAATGAAATTAATACCGAAATTTCTTCACTACTTGCTTCGTTAGGTTTAattcaacaagaaattgcCAACCAAAAGGTCGAGTTTTCTAGTGTTACTAGGAGATTGGAGGAAGAGCGTAAACAACATGAAGAACAATTgctaaaagaaaaagaggaaCGTGAGCGTTTAGAAAAGGAGCGTTTAGAAAAGCAACGTACCGAGTACGAAAAGCAAGCTGAAGAAGCTCGTTTGAAGCACGAAGAAGAGCTGGCTAACCTGAAGCAAACTCACGACGAGGCGCTGAAGGAGGCACAGTTGCAACGTGAAGCTGCGGCCAaacaacttgaagaagaacaacagAGACGTGAACAAGTAGAACGTGAAAGAACTCGTCTACAAGGTGAAAAGGCTATTGAAGCACAACAACGAGGTAATCCCGAAGACAAGAGACTGGAAGCTGAACACGAAGAAAAGTTGAGAAGGCAAGCAGAAGCTGCCAGTGCAGTCGAAAATGCCCTGAAGAGTAGCAACAAAAAAACGAAAGCAGCTGTTCCACCTGCAAACACCACAAATTCTTCTCTATATGACTACGAAACCGTTGAAGAAGTCATAACTGTTGATTGA
- a CDS encoding MARVEL domain-containing protein (similar to uniprot|Q12207 Saccharomyces cerevisiae YPR149W NCE102 and to uniprot|P53279 Saccharomyces cerevisiae YGR131W), which yields MLSILDNSLRGVNFVFLIIVLGLVGNLIATQDHSSSRVNFAIFAAVFGIVFDSLYALIANFISALAWPIILVSLDFLNWVFTFSAATALAVGIRGGSCTNDSFTSGNKIAEGSKDRCRKAQASTVFLYFSFAIFLVKFILSIVNAITSGAFGTSSNRKTQVGVPTISQV from the coding sequence atGCTTTCAATCTTAGACAATTCGCTTCGTGGTGTTAACTTTGTGTTTTTAATCATTGTTCTCGGTCTAGTCGGTAATTTGATTGCTACTCAGGACCATTCTAGTTCCAGAGTTAACTTTGCTATCTTTGCTGCTGTTTTCGGTATCGTTTTCGACTCGTTGTATGCTTTGATAGCTAACTTCATCTCAGCTTTGGCTTGGCCTATCATATTAGTCTCTTTGGACTTCTTGAACTGGGTTTTCACCTTCTCTGCAGCCACTGCTTTGGCCGTTGGTATCCGTGGTGGTTCTTGTACTAACGACAGTTTCACTTCCGGAAACAAGATTGCTGAAGGTTCTAAGGACAGATGTCGTAAGGCACAAGCTTCTACTGTGTTCTTGTACTTCTCCTTTGCCATTTTCTTGGTCAAGTTCATCTTGAGCATTGTTAATGCTATCACTTCCGGTGCTTTCGGGACCAGTTCCAACAGAAAGACTCAAGTCGGTGTCCCAACCATCTCCCAAGTTTAA
- the PHB1 gene encoding prohibitin subunit PHB1 (similar to uniprot|P40961 Saccharomyces cerevisiae YGR132C) produces MSRVADVMARIAIPVGLTVSAIQYSMYDVRGGHRAVIFDRLQGVQQAVIGEGTHFLVPWLQKSILFDVRTKPKNIATNTGTKDLQMVSLTLRVLHRPDVMQLPKIYQNLGIDYDERVLPSIGNEVLKAIVAQFDAAELITQREIVSQRIRAELSKRADEFHIKLEDVSITHMTFGQEFTKAVEQKQIAQQDAERARFLVEKAEQERKAAVIRAEVKLNLQTTFPRH; encoded by the coding sequence ATGTCTCGTGTAGCTGATGTTATGGCTCGTATCGCCATCCCAGTTGGTTTAACTGTAAGTGCCATTCAATACTCGATGTATGATGTCAGAGGTGGTCACAGAGCAGTcatttttgatagattgCAGGGTGTTCAGCAAGCTGTCATTGGTGAAGGTACTCATTTCCTAGTTCCATGGTTACAAAAAAGTATACTTTTCGATGTTAGAACAAAGCCAAAGAACATTGCTACGAACACCGGCACGAAGGATTTGCAAATGGTATCACTAACATTGAGAGTTTTGCACAGACCAGATGTGATGCAACTACCCAAgatttatcaaaacttgGGTATTGACTACGATGAAAGAGTTTTACCAAGTATTGGTAATGAAGTTTTGAAGGCCATTGTTGCCCAATTCGACGCAGCCGAATTGATTACACAGAGAGAAATTGTGTCTCAAAGAATCAGAGCCGAACTTTCCAAGCGTGCTGATGAGTTCCATatcaaacttgaagatgTCAGTATTACACATATGACATTTGGTCAAGAGTTCACCAAGGCCGTTGAACAAAAGCAAATCGCACAACAAGATGCTGAAAGAGCCAGATTCCTTGTTGAAAAGGCGGAACAAGAGAGAAAGGCTGCGGTTATTCGTGCCGAAGTGAAGCTGAATCTGCAGACTACATTTCCAAGGCATTGA
- the APC2 gene encoding anaphase promoting complex subunit 2 (weakly similar to uniprot|Q7LGV7 Saccharomyces cerevisiae YLR127C), with protein sequence MTKTDDELKLLHEKILLNLASNLEEEVDMVLAWLNPTFQPQIPTLRIKQCLKVVLEQSDERTRFLIEQYYLTLIRTHFFLQFDDIVNWKDMIKLEKLYISKVEFMFGTSVYWIKEEMISFKRLLMKKNNEFRKQLHAKLESHILDNDLVRFDQMYQWLAPAFDGQEIEFNVRIINLKVDQMSQKLMKNKIDDRYLVMNTYNHFIKDFWSKFSKLLIIEDDHELTAIIYQSFEKNYIKYKCDEFYTDIVPKFPASRKCLLELRSILNKDIKTVGTKVLETLYHGFVSRFLTSSLLTCEILYYYIKTVKCLKIIDPMGICLRSLSKAVRVYLNPRPDIIKTLLLGIFPFQNNERFKIASSTDGSSVHLEKLEQFSREVGDFSMGPELPTALPWFNQPHLPRCTYDGDDQLLKQYLNWVPEPPRIKLDVEDFADNDGKYVPPVDLIHVLLDVLESKRTLVDDLLGVVSGKFIESEEYSLDPEWQRIMDIILNHLEGTRKGTVTSEEADLTHLNDVDIMLEDLRLSSQFRNQVAHKNNSHFENFPHIKILSKLYWRHYQNLNGRLVTTKYKWDSEMEPLIQKLTKVYERLNTGRTLKFDTGSSSRVSINIVTKSGERRFFKVTMEQYLVISHFQNETNGRNAPGMMADCNYVIPERRYTLKDLHKMTSMPRQKILDILSFWQQKEIVTKHSDDSYSVQEGI encoded by the coding sequence ATGACTAAGACTGATGACGAACTTAAATTACTTCATGAGAAAATTCTACTTAACCTAGCTTCGAatttagaagaagaggTAGATATGGTTCTTGCGTGGCTCAATCCCACATTCCAACCACAAATACCGACATTACGAATTAAACAATGTTTGAAAGTTGTGTTAGAGCAGAGCGATGAAAGAACGCGGTTTCTCATCGAGCAGTACTACCTCACGCTTATACGAACGCATTTCTTCTTacaatttgatgatatagTCAACTGGAAGGATATGATCAAGCTAGAGAAACTATACATATCTAAGGTCGAATTCATGTTTGGAACGTCAGTATACTGGATAAAGGAGGAGATGATTTCATTCAAACggttgttgatgaaaaagaataatgaaTTCAGGAAACAATTGCATGCGAAATTAGAGTCACATATTCTCGATAATGATCTAGTTAGGTTTGATCAAATGTATCAATGGTTGGCACCGGCATTTGATGGACAAGAGATTGAGTTCAATGTTAGGATAATAAACCTAAAAGTAGATCAGATGTCACAGAAACtaatgaaaaataagaTTGACGATCGATACTTAGTAATGAACACTTATAAccatttcatcaaagatttTTGGTCCAAGTTCTCCAAGTTGTTGATTATAGAAGATGATCATGAATTGACAGCCATAATATATCAATCTTTCGAGAAAAACtatatcaaatataaaTGCGACGAGTTTTATACGGATATTGTACCGAAATTTCCTGCTTCGAGGAAATGCTTGCTTGAATTGAGGAGCATCCTGAATAAAGACATAAAAACTGTCGGCACAAAAGTGCTTGAGACCTTATATCACGGATTTGTATCAAGGTTTCTCACCTCAAGTCTTTTAACTTGCGAAATACTGTATTATTACATTAAGACGGTGAAATGTTTAAAGATAATTGATCCGATGGGCATTTGTCTCCGATCGCTATCAAAGGCGGTAAGAGTATATTTGAATCCAAGACCGGATATTATAAAAACGCTACTACTCGGGATATTTCCATTCCAAAATAATGAACGGTTCAAAATTGCATCATCAACTGATGGTAGTTCCGTACATCTTGAAAAGTTAGAGCAATTTTCGAGAGAGGTCGGTGATTTCTCAATGGGTCCCGAATTACCCACCGCGTTGCCTTGGTTCAACCAGCCCCATCTACCTCGGTGTACTTACGATGGAGACgatcaacttttgaaacAGTATTTGAACTGGGTACCGGAACCCCCAAGAATCAAACTTGATGTGGAAGATTTTGCTGACAATGATGGCAAATATGTCCCACCGGTTGATTTGATCCATGTGCTATTAGACGTACTAGAGTCAAAGAGAACATTAGTGGACGATCTCTTAGGTGTTGTAAGTGGTAAATTTATTGAATCTGAGGAATATTCCTTAGATCCAGAATGGCAGAGAATAATGGATATTATATTGAATCACTTGGAAGGGACAAGAAAAGGTACTGTTACATCAGAGGAAGCCGATTTAACCCACCTCAATGATGTAGATATCATGCTCGAAGACCTAAGATTAAGCAGCCAATTCAGAAATCAAGTAGCCCATAAAAATAACTCTCATTTTGAGAATTTCCCCCATATTAAGATCCTTTCCAAACTTTATTGGAGACATTATCAGAACCTGAATGGAAGACTCGTTACTACGAAATACAAATGGGACAGCGAAATGGAACctttgattcaaaaattaaCGAAAGTGTACGAAAGATTGAATACTGGAAGGACGCTAAAATTTGATACTGGATCTAGTAGCCGAGTTTCAATCAATATAGTTACGAAATCAGGCGAAAGACGATTCTTCAAAGTGACAATGGAACAATATTTGGTGATATCACATTTTCAAAACGAGACAAACGGCAGAAATGCTCCTGGTATGATGGCTGACTGTAATTACGTTATACCTGAGAGAAGGTATACATTGAAAGATCTCCATAAAATGACATCAATGCCCAGACAGAAAATTCTTGACATCCTTTCGTTCTGGcaacaaaaggaaattgttACTAAACATTCAGATGATTCTTATAGTGTACAAGAAGGAATATAA
- the DCN1 gene encoding NEDD8 ligase DCN1 (similar to uniprot|Q12395 Saccharomyces cerevisiae YLR128W DCN1 Hypothetical ORF) — MFYFIFVSSFRVKKKAIYSRQNARASDHLLVDNNPSEISSYCVFIMEKEFMNLTGCTYSVAQEYLRKNGGRVEYALNDYYDNVDTIGGMRQSYNPSLVAIFEKYSNGVSATEWDSSGLIRFIEDLGISIEDPITLCLSQMLCIDDLTKPVSREQFLNAWSDLCCDTLRKMKAYLHTLEERLETDKDYFKSIYSYTFPLNTDEGSRHLPKDVAIEYWNIFFKDNKYALKISKERLNSWLEFINSDDSDPRKQNISNDIWLMFYKFIEQYPNDESLKQNYDEMAAWPLLIDEYYEFLEENDKL; from the exons ATGTTTTACTTCATATTCGTTTCGAGTTTTAGGgtaaagaagaaagcaaTCTACTCGCGACAAAACGCCAGAGCAAGCGATCATTTACTCGTGGATAACAACCCTTCAGAAATTTCATCGTATTGTGTTTTTATAATG GAGAAAGAGTTCATGAACCTCACAGGATGCACGTACTCTGTTGCACAGGAATACCTTCGAAAGAATGGAGGGCGTGTCGAGTACGCTTTGAACGATTATTATGATAATGTGGATACCATTGGAGGTATGCGTCAATCTTACAATCCCAGTTTAGTGGCTATCTTTGAGAAGTACTCGAATGGCGTTTCGGCAACAGAATGGGACTCTTCTGGGCTAATACGGTTTATTGAAGACCTCGGTATATCGATAGAGGACCCAATCACGCTATGTCTTTCTCAAATGCTATGCATCGACGATTTAACAAAACCAGTATCTCGAGAACAATTCCTAAATGCCTGGTCAGATTTATGTTGCGACACTTtaagaaagatgaaagcCTATTTACATACGCTAGAAGAGAGACTGGAGACGGACAAAgattatttcaaatcaatctATTCCTACACTTTCCCATTGAATACAGACGAGGGATCTCGTCATTTACCTAAAGATGTCGCAATAGAATACtggaatattttctttaaagACAATAAATATGCGTTGAAAATCTCCAAGGAGAGACTTAATTCATGGcttgaattcatcaattctgACGACTCGGATCCAAGGAAACAGAACATCTCAAACGATATATGGTTGATGTTCTATAAGTTCATTGAACAATACCCCAATGACGAAAGTTTAAAACAAAACTATGATGAAATGGCTGCTTGGCCGCTACTTATAGACGAATATTACgaattcttggaagaaaatgacAAGCTGTGA
- the TAF12 gene encoding Taf12p (similar to uniprot|Q03761 Saccharomyces cerevisiae YDR145W) codes for MSGQAGNVQLQNLTPASMQQLADRLKSLVNEAKRIGVDTKEGKELLRQAARIKALYEAYSKQRQQQAQAQAGAQGAVNNNATNVKSMDQQQQQQQQQQQQQATASSNNVTNNIKVLLTPQQREAYNRLVQKYEDDGQNIKGEFNFLKRNISVLDQEIRNRRGNSLSVQQLEVNRNELLMKIRALSAQYSTLQQKYQEDRRKFYIECSQTNADLRRYLQAQQQKANAAKSQGTVAANAGTPGPQAGVSTPGTNTGTPIPTSLNKASSGSPPNAMAQRQNIPIQKTAATTATATNANPSSAAAAPNNTASDKSSPMQVTTVNAAANQTAQSNTRPPIFKQPNPSIPISENVTASPTVSVSYRSNRPTITGGSGMNAPALTTPVMTKLPPYEVDTERVMSKRKLRELVKTVGIDEGDGETTIDGDVEELLLDLADDFITNVTNFACKLAKHRKSDSLDVRDIQMHLERNWNIRIPGFANDEIRSTKKWNPTPSYNQMVNAINNNKTARTHPEKK; via the coding sequence ATGTCAGGCCAAGCAGGTAATGTACAGCTGCAGAACCTCACGCCAGCTTCTATGCAGCAATTGGCGGATAGACTAAAATCGTTAGTTAACGAAGCTAAGCGAATTGGTGTAGATACCAAGGAAGGGAAAGAGCTATTGAGACAAGCGGCCCGTATTAAGGCTTTGTACGAGGCTTACAGTAAACAGAGGCAGCAGCAGGCCCAAGCGCAGGCTGGAGCACAGGGAGCTGTAAATAATAATGCCACGAATGTTAAATCCATGGatcagcagcaacagcagcagcaacagcagcagcaacaacaagcTACCGCCAGTTCCAATAATGTGACGAATAACATAAAGGTCTTATTAACTCCTCAACAGCGTGAAGCTTACAATAGATTGGTTCAAAAGTATGAGGATGACGGTCAGAATATCAAGGGAGAattcaactttttgaaGAGAAATATTAGTGTTTTGGACCAAGAGATCAGGAATAGACGAGGTAACAGTCTATCGGTGCAGCAATTAGAGGTTAACAGGAATGAATTATTAATGAAAATCAGGGCATTGAGTGCCCAGTATTCGACATTACAACAGAAATATCAAGAGGACAGAAGAAAGTTTTACATTGAGTGTTCTCAAACTAATGCTGACTTAAGAAGATATCTACAAGCACAGCAACAAAAAGCTAATGCTGCTAAGTCACAGGGTACAGTAGCTGCAAATGCAGGTACACCGGGACCTCAGGCTGGTGTTTCTACTCCAGGAACCAACACCGGTACACCAATTCCAACAAGTTTGAATAAAGCTTCGAGTGGTAGTCCTCCAAATGCTATGGCGCAAAGACAAAATATACCAATTCAAAAGACCGCTGCAACTACTGCAACTGCAACAAACGCAAACCCGAGCTCAGCAGCTGCCGCACCAAATAACACAGCTTCTGACAAATCGTCCCCAATGCAGGTGACAACGGTGAATGCAGCTGCAAATCAAACAGCACAAAGCAATACAAGACCACCAATCTTCAAGCAACCAAACCCATCGATACCAATAAGTGAAAATGTCACCGCATCCCCAACAGTTTCAGTGTCATACAGAAGCAACAGACCTACGATAACAGGCGGTAGTGGTATGAACGCGCCAGCGCTAACTACACCTGTTATGACCAAACTACCGCCATATGAGGTCGATACTGAGCGTGTGATGTCTAAAAGAAAGCTCCGTGAACTCGTCAAAACGGTGGGTATAGACGAAGGTGATGGTGAAACCACCATTGATGGTGATGTGGAAGAGCTATTACTCGATCTAGCAGACGATTTCATTACTAATGTTACGAATTTCGCCTGTAAATTGGCAAAACATAGAAAATCCGATTCACTCGACGTAAGAGACATCCAAATGCATCTGGAACGTAATTGGAATATCAGAATCCCAGGGTTTGCCAACGATGAAATCCGTAGCACCAAGAAATGGAATCCAACCCCTTCGTACAATCAAATGGTAAATGCaatcaataacaataaaacTGCACGTACACATCCCGAAAAGAAGTGA